In Pyrenophora tritici-repentis strain M4 chromosome 6, whole genome shotgun sequence, the DNA window ACTAGAGTTCTCACGCGGTGGGTCCTGTCTTACAAGAATGTCCGGGTGCGTCAGGTGTCAGAGCACGGACGGCCGCGCAGGTGCGTTTTCTGGCGAGCATTAGTCGGGCAGTGGCGATGCATAGCAAGAAGCTACCTTATCTAGAGACAGCATTCTCCTCTTCAGCTATATTTACATAACATCGCCTCCTACGCTACGGGGGCGCGTTGGCCACCCTCCCTGTTACCTAATAGTTAAATAGCTAACCTTATCTTGCTGTTATCTAGAACATTTGTTATTATTATAGCAAATTCATAGAAGACGAAACAGCAATCTTCTTATTCGTAAAACTAACGAACACAGTTAATACACTTCTAACTACAATCTGCACTATAATCTACACTTTATAGCTCTCTTGTTCACgatcagactccgcaacaatcaatcgattgacatgattgattcctatataggttaaagaattacttcattaggcagcctttaacctagataggaatcaatcatgccgatccgattgattgttgcggagtctgttCACGATGTTATAAACATTTATAGGTCTTCCTATCCTACAACTACGCTGTCTAGAATGCGATAGAGGAAGACGTATTCGTGCTTCGAGTTGTTCCATACATCGAAGGGAATATAATAGCCTAGGTTCTTAGCAAGAAGTCGGATGTTACGATACTCTGTGCGCTCGTTTCTAGCATCTATATTAATCTTGTAGATCTTCACGTCCCTCTTTCCTGCAGTCACTCGCCGTTCTACTTCTCCCTACGCTACCTCCTTGTCACAATACGTTGAAATGAATAGCGTAGGATATCTATTGCTCTAATCGAGATGTTGCGCAATCTAGTCTAGCAAAGCAGCTCCCTTCTTTCTAAAATTAACCAAGGTATCTCTGTACTCTGCAATTATACCCTGTCTATCGATGTAGCGGGCTGTCATGGTTTGGAACCTTGGTGTTCTGAGCACGGACCACGCCGGCGCCTCGGGTGCCGAGGCCCCGCTGCCCCACACATGTATTTAATTCTACCGAAGTTTCTTAGAAACTCGGTACTGCAAaaactttgtaattcaacacagttttaAATATCTGATCCTGTGAGACCCTAACACGTTTTTGCAGTCCATTAAACGCCTCTGACAGCAACCTGGCGTCCTTGGCCAGTTGCTCCTAACCTGACAGCGCCTTAACTGCGCTCTGACAGCGCTCTAACAGCGCTCTAATAGCAACCCAGCGCGTGCGGCTAGTTGCAGATCCCCACAGTTCCCGCGACACGGTAGACCAACGCCATGTCCACCCAGTTCCCAGACGGCAATGCCGCCGACGCGCCCCATGTGGGAGACGCCTCGGGCAGCGACGCCAACCCTACCGCCGGTGCAACGATCAGCCCCGGTAAGAGCGCGAGGTCTTTCGCTAGACCTACCGTGGCTTCCACCGCCCGCAGCAGCGCCTTGCCACGCGCTACCGGGTCCGCCAACTTACGCCAAATCAGCAACCCAGCTGTACCTGGCGCCTTCGGAAACGAGCAGCTAGAGCAGCAGGGCTATGACGCCGACTCAGATAACGACGAGGCCGACATTACCCAAATCCACCATCTAGTACCATCGCGCCCGTTATCACCTGTCGTAGACGCTCAAGACTCTAGCGACTCCTTTCAACCGTCCCCGCCTAACGTCACTACAACCCGCGGCCGCGCAGGCTTTCAGTACCCCGCTCTCCGACAGCGGTCGGACGCCCAGCGCACTGATAACCCTTTACGTACCAAACAGAAGACGGCAACCATACTAGCTACGCCCTCTCTCCGCCTACATGGGACCCGCTACCCTCGCCTACGCCACGCACAGAGGGGACTACCTCAAAGCCCGTCCGCAAAGTCATTGGCTACGTAATCCCCAAAACTGACTTGCCTCAAGGCAGTCAGCCAACTCTAGCCGCCTATGAGTACGACGCCAACGGCGAGCCCAGGCTAGTAGGAGAACTTGACGAAGCTTTTGTTAAAGGCTCAACCACGGAAGCTGGAGAGAAACTCTACCAGTTCTGCTTTGACACCGTCCACACCCTACATAACGACCTCGCCAATCTTCAAGAGCGCCTGACGGACGCTCAGGAAGACCTCATCGACGAGCGCGTCGCCAAACTCAACTCCGAAAAGCAGGTAAAGTTCCTTACAAACCAGCTTCAAGAGGTGAGAGGCAGCCTCCACGTAGCCAACCAAGACCTCCAGTCGAAACTCGACACCGCTGAGCGACGAGCCGAACGCTACCTCCAGCGCAAGGAGGAGTACAAGACCGCCCTTAACCAAGAGTCTACCGCGCACGGCGAAACCAAAGAAAAGCTTAAAGCCTATGCTAGCACCGCGCGCCCATCTCTACGCGGCAAACCGCATGACTCCATCTCTGACGAATCAGATGGACCCGTTAGCGTACGCCGCCACCGCTCAGCTACCAAACTTAGCCCTGACGCTCCGCTGCCCGCCACAACGCAGCGACGATCTAAACAACCTGAACCCGCGGTCTTTGAGGGCCCTACAGGCACAAAGGCCTCTACCTACCAGAAATGGAAACTCGACATGCAGAGCTGGTTCCGTGCCCATCCGTACCCTTTCGCCAACAACGAGGAGGAGCAACTAGACTACATCCGCATGAAAACCACCGGCGTAGCCTGGGATAATATCTCGAGCGGATGGTTTGTCGAAGGAGACGAGTTCCATACTGCACAAGAAGCGTGGGATATCCTCGACGCCTGCTACGGCCGTTTGAATACCCGCCTAGATGCCCACAACTTCTACGAAAAGGAAGGCTTCATGAAGCCTGGTGAGACTATCACCTCCTACCTGGCCCGCTTCAAAGCCGGCGTCGCTCCCTTGAAATGGGACGACGAGGAAAAGACTCTGCAAGCCTACAAGAAGTTGCCAGACCAGTGGCGCAGCCGAGCGGAGCACCTCATGAGCGACGACACCTTCACCAAGGACTTTGCCAAGTTCAGCCACAAGCTCCGACACCTCGAACAACTTCACTCCGCCCTCCAGCCCTCTCACAACCCTAGCAAGGGTAATAGTGGAGGTAGCGGTcgtggcggcggcggcaatAACCGCAACCGCAATCGCAACGCCGACAACGCGCAGCCCAAAGGCAGCGGAGCCAACCAATTTATTATCAACAAACCCTACAGGGAGCGCACTGTCATGGAGACCCAGGTCCTAGCTGAATTGGAACGCTGCTTCAAGTGCACCCGTGCAGGCCACAAGTCTAACTCCGACGACGCGCCCTGCAAGGACATGGACAAGCTCACTTCAATGGGCCGCTACCCCGAAGTCCTCACCGCCTTGAACGAAGCCCGCAAGGCCGCCGGCGTCCCTATCCCTAAGGCCGCCGTACGCATTAACGCCGTCCGAGCCCCTACTCCTCCAGCGGCCGCCTCTGACGCCCGCTCGGAAAACGAGTAGTCCCTGGCGAAAGTCGCCCCCAGGGACCCCAAGAGCCTGAGAAACTCAATAAAGAACCCTTGAATACACCTGAACCTACAACGCCCCCTTCTCCTACTGCCGAAGACtgcgacgacaacgacacTGAACCTGACCCCACACTGCAAGCAATCCTGGACCGGATCAAGAACCTGGAACGCCCTGCTGCCCCACGGGTTCGCGTCTCCGCCATCGCAGCCGCCGCTATTCGTGGCAATACTTATCTCCCTATGGTAGGTCAGCAATTAGTATTCAAAGGGATGATATCTCCCTCTCAACAACCATCCTCACACGTAGAACTCATGGGTGACTCTGGTTGTGCTTCTCTCTTCATTGATGAATCTCATGCTCGCGCACACAAATACGAATTAATTCCGCTCCAAGACCCAGCTGTCCTGGAGCTCGCAGACGGCACCCAAGTTGCCAACGTTACCCATATGACACGGGTACACGTAACTTTCGACACCCACCATGAACAAGTCCTTGCCTATGTGACCAAAGTTAGCGGAGTGCAAATGATCCTTGGCACTCCCTGGTTTCAAATCCACAACCCCCAGGTAAACTGGGACACTATGTCAATAGTATTCAACTCAGACCATTGCATTCGCAACTGCCTAGAAAACCACAAGCCATGCATGGCTGCTAGTAGCCGACACCGCAAACACCCAGCGCCCCCAGCCTATGAGCTTAAAAAAGCTCGCCATCCTAAGGCTCCTCAACATCCCCCGCCTATCGACATCGCTTTTATCTCAAGCCGGGTGGCCGCCATTTCAGTGACAAGAGGAGAACAGGTCTGCCTAACCTCTATGGAAGAGGTTGAAAGACTTTGCAATATGACCGACCAAGAATGGACGGATACCCAACTGCTGCGTGCGGCAGGAGCCAAAGTCCTCCCTGAAGA includes these proteins:
- a CDS encoding Myosin-tail-1 multi-domain protein; its protein translation is MSTQFPDGNAADAPHVGDASGSDANPTAGATISPGKSARSFARPTVASTARSSALPRATGSANLRQISNPAVPGAFGNEQLEQQGYDADSDNDEADITQIHHLVPSRPLSPVVDAQDSSDSFQPSPPNVTTTRGRAGFHYALSPPTWDPLPSPTPRTEGTTSKPVRKVIGYVIPKTDLPQGSQPTLAAYEYDANGEPRLVGELDEAFVKGSTTEAGEKLYQFCFDTVHTLHNDLANLQERLTDAQEDLIDERVAKLNSEKQVKFLTNQLQEVRGSLHVANQDLQSKLDTAERRAERYLQRKEEYKTALNQESTAHGETKEKLKAYASTARPSLRGKPHDSISDESDGPVSVRRHRSATKLSPDAPLPATTQRRSKQPEPAVFEGPTGTKASTYQKWKLDMQSWFRAHPYPFANNEEEQLDYIRMKTTGVAWDNISSGWFVEGDEFHTAQEAWDILDACYGRLNTRLDAHNFYEKEGFMKPGETITSYLARFKAGTSGAAERSTS